The Anoplolepis gracilipes chromosome 17, ASM4749672v1, whole genome shotgun sequence genome window below encodes:
- the LOC140675469 gene encoding uncharacterized protein: protein MNIQNSKSGILIEPSLKAQSEMQSCKLDESESKPNFTLKKMGQELDRAETKCSTLKSELNYVMGVCQKVKSEMKGNKEKSDISLQPIKSSSGNPSLKFFIEHNNYNNEIMATNKIPNFNFQRIYDIEHKTENFDNLSPRGIVDNDDVIEESESLKQQKQNGLLNVTIVSKTQLDKKLPIVMTTMPIQNETLKVNREYENPQSYFPEYVQEQSMLQSMLSVEDSVEELTAKANEENYFRIIPPNSARRDIRDTELNLNIPDTAKVRRAEKNKHASNKIDKSESNSICNKTNDMLSKMRKRKGRLRNSISKSTVTTKDTNLIGKKETKRRKHRSHGIIHHQSNFSKKSNDVVEIFHNTTLKSSNSGISSRHSKFGKQTKCVKKHSTETANQKIQETLPPEHIYEYQFDNKENEQYNQCSQSSNYQCNSGTNPENIQEQDKSEEHSNDFYSSTQSKTQQCEHNAFNRCNDPMFTPNYEMPTLASRLKRSNRSFVNRFNFRNIPFIVGTSVTPSHNLGLNIQQVLSVMKTRQSITNDIAPLLIRKVSKGMKPMSILLEQINGHSERSALNINSHSTGIFNNGESSNINRDKKLSAFDLRTSNASGNAKLIPEKDNNITKQFNKEKINFYDHKIKQQSSSFINKSSMSANEKNQQRVSKVSSNKEINIGDYKMRTITSTHNSKEIRDILINLHDQFEEMNAKYEELQSEMEKSNDKSLAKELIILEKKLNVKEKEINAVIGLYKEVMTLKQQMKMLHDKNSFVCITTESAKGSHKNSFPISILPGKSHSMNPTQIFGQRKFNTTREPPTSMQLTALLRQIQTFHKQMQLVL from the exons ATGAATATTCAGAATAGCAAAAGCGGAATTTTAATTg aaCCATCTTTAAAGGCTCAATCTGAAATGCAATCATGCAAATTAGACGAATCGGAAAGCAAACCAAATTTCACGCTAAAAA AAATGGGGCAAGAATTGGATAGAGCGGAAACAAAATGTTCTACGTTAAAGTCCGAATTAAATTATGTGATGGGAGTTTGTCAGAAAGTCAAATCGGAAATGAAAggcaataaagaaaaatctgaCATTTCGTTACAGCCAATAAAATCATCATCTGGAAATCCaagcttaaaattttttatcgaacataacaattataataacgaAATTATGGCtaccaataaaattccaaattttaattttcaaagaatttatgACATTGAACACAAGACAGAAAATTttg ATAACTTGTCACCTAGAGGAATCGTTGACAATGATGATGTTATCGAGGAATCCGAAAGCTTGAAGCAACAAAAGCAAAATGGATTATTGAATGTTACAATTGTATCGAAGACCCAATTAGATAAAAAGCTTCCTATCGTGATGACGACGATGCCAATTCAGAATGAAACTTTGAAA GTGAATAGAGAATATGAAAATCCGCAGTCTTATTTTCCGGAATACGTGCAGGAACAATCAATGTTGCAATCAATGTTGAGCGTAGAAGATTCTGTCGAAGAACTGACAGCAAAAGCTAATGAGGAGAATTACTTTCGCATAATTCCACCGAACTCTGCAAGAAGAGATATTAGAGATACGGAATTGAATTTAAACATTCCGGATACTGCGAAAGTTAGACGAgcagagaaaaataaacacgcttctaataaaatagataaaagcGAATCAAATTCCATTTGTAATAAAACGAATGATATGTTATCTAAAATGCGAAAGAGGAAAGGAAGATTACGAAATTCCATTTCCAAGAGTACAGTTACTACTAAAGATACAAATCTCATcggtaaaaaagaaacaaaaaggcGCAAACATAGAA GCCATGGGATTATTCATCATCaatctaatttttcaaaaaagtcAAATGACGTCGtggaaatttttcataatactaCATTGAAGAGTAGCAATTCTGGAATATCTAGTAGACATTCTAAATTTGGTAAACAAACAAAGTgtgtaaaaaaacattctaCTGAAACTGCTAATCAAAAGATCCAAGAAACATTACCTCCTGaacatatttatgaatatcaatttgataataaagagAATGAGCAGTACAATCAATGTTCTCAATCATCAAATTATCAATGCAATTCGGg AACGAATCCCGAGAACATTCAAGAACAAGATAAATCGGAAGAGCATTCCAACGATTTCTATTCATCGACGCAGTCCAAAACGCAACAATGCGAGCATAATGCTTTTAACAGATGTAACGATCCGATGTTTACTCCTAACTACGAGATGCCAACTTTGGCATCGAGATTGAAGCGTTCGAATAGATCATTCGTCAACAGGTTTAACTTCCGAAATATACCGTTCATAGTAGGAACTTCGGTAACACCCAGCCATAATCTCGGATTGAACATTCAACAA gTATTAAGTGTAATGAAGACGAGACAGTCGATTACGAACGATATTGCTCCGTTATTGATTCGTAAAGTCAGTAAAGGCATGAAACCGATGTCGATTCTTCTGGAACAGATAAATGGTCACTCGGAAAGATCGGCTCTCAATATAAATTCGCACTCGACTGGAATATTTAACAACGGCGAGAGCTCAAATATCAatcgagataaaaaattatccgcATTTGATTTACGTACGTCAAATGCATCTGGCAATGCAAAACTTATTCCTGAAAAAGATAACAATATCactaaacaatttaataaagaaaagattaatttttatgatcataAGATTAAGCAGCAGTCTTCtagtttcataaataaaagcaGCATGTCAGCAAATGAGAAAAATCAGCAAAGAGTTTCAAAAGTATCATCAAATAAAGAg ATTAATATCGGCGATTATAAAATGCGTACAATTACTAGCACACACAATTCCAAGGAAATacgtgatattttaattaatctacatGATCAATTTGAAGAAATGAACGC GAAATATGAAGAATTGCAGTCAGAAATGGAAAAGTCCAATGATAAATCTTTAGCGAAAGAGTTGATCATTTTGGAAAAGAAACTTAATGttaaggaaaaagaaatcaaCGCCGTTATCGGTCTTTACAAAGAA GTAATGACGCTGAAGCAgcaaatgaaaatgttacacGATAAAAACAGTTTCGTTTGCATTACGACTGAGTCAGCTAAGGGATCTCATAAGAATTCTTTTCCTATATCGATTTTACCTGGAAAGTCTCATTCGATGAATCCAACACAAATATTCGGtcagagaaaatttaatacaacacGAGAGCCACCAACTTCTATGCAATTGACCGCATTATTACGGCAGATTCAAACCTTTCATAAGCAAATGCAACTCGTATTATAA